The Nitrospiraceae bacterium genome has a window encoding:
- a CDS encoding lytic transglycosylase domain-containing protein translates to MQPVAKSALHYCLGTALLALTATPIPAVADVYQYVDTNGTISLTNVPNDPRYQKIISELPRARTSISDRELDPVIARHSRANRLHPALIRAVIKTESDFDPMAVSRAGAIGLMQLMPQTAVRLDVRDLYNPDENVGGGTRYLRQLLDRFNGNLPLALAAYNAGENAVERYQGLPPIEETRQYVKKVLRYYRTFLTNDRLPSGSYRAYTPSNQSRGLPPSVASR, encoded by the coding sequence ATGCAACCTGTGGCAAAATCTGCCCTTCATTACTGCCTGGGAACCGCACTGCTGGCCCTGACCGCCACACCAATTCCGGCGGTCGCCGACGTCTACCAGTACGTCGATACGAACGGCACGATTTCCCTCACGAACGTCCCGAATGATCCGCGGTACCAGAAAATTATCTCCGAACTTCCTCGGGCACGCACCTCGATTTCCGACCGCGAATTGGACCCGGTGATCGCTCGTCACTCCCGCGCCAACCGGCTTCACCCTGCACTGATTCGGGCAGTGATCAAGACGGAATCGGACTTTGATCCGATGGCCGTGTCACGAGCCGGCGCCATCGGCCTGATGCAACTGATGCCGCAGACGGCGGTGCGATTGGATGTGCGGGATCTCTACAACCCTGACGAGAACGTCGGCGGGGGAACCAGATACCTGCGGCAATTGCTCGATCGGTTCAACGGAAATCTTCCCCTCGCCTTGGCCGCCTACAATGCCGGGGAAAACGCGGTGGAACGATATCAGGGGCTTCCACCGATCGAGGAAACTCGGCAATACGTCAAGAAAGTGTTGCGGTATTATCGGACGTTCCTCACGAACGACCGGCTGCCCTCCGGCTCCTACCGCGCTTATACCCCTTCAAACCAATCACGAGGCCTGCCGCCTTCTGTGGCGTCTCGTTAG
- the nadB gene encoding L-aspartate oxidase produces the protein MKPTAAKIETDFLVVGSGVAGLRAAIELGRAGRVLMLTKGQPLESNSMYAQGGVAVALSEEDDVAIHLADTLKAGHGLCRREAVRVLVEEGPERIQELISWGAKFDKIGKRFAFTREAAHSRSRILRARGDATGNEMVRALMAYVSRQPRIQRLDRRFTADLVVQNGRCCGAVVLNELTGERTVLAAGAVVLSTGGAGQVYARTTNPGNATGDGMAMALRAGAMLTDMEFVQFHPTSLYLPSSPPFLLSEAIRGEGGQLRNIKGELFMHRYHPDGALAPRDVVSRAIWSEMAATRSRHVYLDVTHLGPAFVKRRFPTIYATCLRYDIDMTEEWIPVSPSAHYMMGGVWTDVNGATTLPGLYAAGEVACSGVHGANRLASNSLLEGLVFGMRAAQAAVAHAGRSPLPGGLPSLEELEGGRVKDLDDPEKLRSSLRRLMWGKVGLVRSRESLISASAQLSRWMRTLEGPFATRAALEVRNMVQVGRCITDAALWRENSVGAHYRSDFPDAKGTGWQDHSQIVMGAEPANETPQKAAGLVIGLKGYKRGRSRRAAGRS, from the coding sequence ATGAAGCCAACCGCGGCCAAGATCGAAACAGATTTTCTCGTCGTGGGGAGCGGCGTGGCCGGTCTCCGTGCCGCTATCGAGCTCGGTCGCGCCGGCCGTGTCCTGATGTTGACCAAGGGGCAGCCCCTCGAGAGCAATTCGATGTATGCCCAGGGCGGTGTCGCAGTGGCCTTGAGCGAGGAGGACGACGTCGCCATCCACCTTGCCGACACTCTCAAAGCCGGTCACGGACTCTGTCGCCGGGAAGCCGTGCGGGTACTCGTCGAAGAAGGCCCCGAACGGATCCAGGAATTAATTTCGTGGGGCGCCAAGTTCGACAAGATCGGCAAGCGGTTTGCCTTCACCCGGGAGGCCGCTCATAGCCGGAGCCGGATTCTGCGGGCTCGGGGGGATGCCACGGGCAACGAGATGGTCCGGGCGCTCATGGCGTACGTATCCCGACAACCACGGATTCAACGGCTCGATCGGCGGTTTACGGCGGATCTCGTCGTGCAGAACGGCCGTTGTTGCGGGGCCGTCGTATTGAACGAACTGACCGGCGAGCGAACGGTCTTGGCCGCGGGCGCCGTCGTGCTCTCGACCGGCGGTGCGGGCCAGGTCTATGCGCGGACGACCAATCCAGGCAATGCGACCGGCGATGGCATGGCTATGGCACTGAGAGCCGGCGCCATGCTGACGGACATGGAATTCGTCCAGTTCCATCCCACGTCGTTGTATTTGCCGTCGAGTCCGCCGTTTCTGCTGTCGGAAGCCATTCGGGGCGAGGGCGGCCAGCTACGAAATATCAAGGGCGAATTGTTCATGCATCGCTATCATCCGGACGGAGCGCTGGCCCCGCGGGATGTGGTGTCACGCGCGATTTGGTCTGAGATGGCGGCAACCAGGTCTCGGCATGTGTACCTGGATGTGACGCATCTGGGGCCTGCTTTCGTGAAACGCCGATTCCCGACCATTTACGCTACCTGCCTCCGATACGACATCGATATGACCGAGGAGTGGATTCCGGTGTCGCCCAGCGCGCACTATATGATGGGGGGCGTCTGGACGGACGTGAATGGCGCGACGACGCTGCCGGGTTTGTATGCAGCCGGCGAAGTGGCCTGCAGCGGGGTCCACGGGGCAAACCGTCTGGCCAGCAATTCGCTGTTGGAAGGGCTCGTGTTTGGGATGCGTGCCGCTCAAGCGGCTGTGGCCCATGCGGGGCGTAGCCCGTTGCCGGGTGGATTGCCCTCCCTCGAGGAACTCGAGGGGGGACGGGTTAAGGATTTGGACGATCCCGAAAAGCTCCGCAGTTCCTTGCGGCGCCTCATGTGGGGCAAGGTGGGGCTGGTGCGCTCGCGGGAATCCCTTATCAGCGCCTCCGCTCAGCTGTCGCGTTGGATGCGCACACTGGAAGGGCCTTTTGCGACCAGAGCCGCTCTCGAAGTGCGAAACATGGTGCAGGTCGGTCGGTGCATTACCGACGCCGCTCTGTGGCGCGAGAACAGTGTGGGCGCCCATTACCGGTCGGATTTTCCTGACGCGAAGGGCACAGGCTGGCAGGACCACAGTCAGATCGTGATGGGAGCTGAGCCGGCTAACGAGACGCCACAGAAGGCGGCAGGCCTCGTGATTGGTTTGAAGGGGTATAAGCGCGGTAGGAGCCGGAGGGCAGCCGGTCGTTCGTGA
- a CDS encoding AURKAIP1/COX24 domain-containing protein, whose protein sequence is MASVLKKRRKKMRKHKYKKLRRRQKFLRRKS, encoded by the coding sequence ATGGCGAGTGTCCTGAAGAAGCGCCGCAAGAAGATGCGCAAGCACAAGTACAAGAAGTTGCGCCGGCGCCAAAAGTTCTTGCGACGCAAGAGCTGA
- a CDS encoding ABC transporter ATP-binding protein, producing MFPFKRFLPFLRPYFPKMAAAALMVMAVAAVNLALLRLAGTLWDVITVQRDQQRMTDMILLFLGLVILQGLCSMGHSYLTTWISQRVVADFRTHLFAHLQTLSVNFFAKRRTGELMSRLMNDVTVIQNVLTDTPIDSAKQIVTFLGGTGFLLAMNWQLCLLILILLPLLVVVAKLFGRRLRALSTTIQDQAASVSTLVEEVIAGIRVVKSFVQTKREEARFTSQVQTSLDLSLRRAAVMALFVPTITFVTFAAAASVLWYGGRQVIDGTVSPGDLFAFVLFAGILIGPFGSAARVFAQIKEAQGAMQRVFEILDTVPEVADAPDAVELPPVQGHIRAEDLGFSYDPRQPVLTDVSFEAKPGELIAIVGPTGSGKTTIINLLHRFYDPTVGRLTIDGHDLRQVRLDSLYRQVALVPQETILFGGTIRDNIRYGRETATEDEVIAASRAAHAHEFIVGFPDRYDTIVGEKGINLSGGQRQRVAIARAILKNPRVLLLDEATSALDTESERLVQEALEQLMVNRTTFVVAHRLSTIQRADRILVMNKGKLVESGTHASLLDQRGLYHYLYTLRLTEMPT from the coding sequence ATGTTCCCATTTAAGCGGTTCCTCCCCTTTCTGCGGCCCTACTTTCCCAAAATGGCGGCCGCCGCCCTCATGGTCATGGCCGTGGCTGCAGTCAATCTTGCGTTGCTGCGACTCGCCGGGACACTCTGGGACGTCATCACGGTCCAGCGCGACCAGCAGCGCATGACCGACATGATCTTGCTGTTTCTCGGCCTCGTCATTCTCCAGGGCCTGTGCTCCATGGGGCACAGCTACCTCACGACTTGGATCTCCCAGCGTGTGGTGGCGGACTTTCGAACCCACTTGTTCGCCCATCTGCAGACGTTGTCGGTGAATTTCTTTGCGAAGCGCCGCACCGGTGAATTGATGTCGCGACTCATGAACGACGTCACGGTGATCCAGAACGTCCTGACCGATACTCCGATCGATTCCGCCAAACAGATCGTGACCTTCCTCGGAGGCACGGGGTTCTTGCTGGCCATGAACTGGCAGCTATGTCTCCTCATCCTCATCCTGCTCCCCCTGCTCGTGGTGGTGGCCAAATTGTTCGGTCGGCGCCTACGCGCCCTCTCCACGACCATCCAAGATCAGGCCGCCTCGGTAAGCACGTTGGTCGAGGAAGTCATCGCCGGTATTCGAGTCGTCAAATCCTTCGTGCAGACCAAACGGGAAGAAGCGCGCTTCACGTCGCAGGTCCAAACGTCGTTGGATCTGTCGCTGCGCCGAGCTGCCGTCATGGCACTGTTTGTACCGACCATCACCTTCGTCACTTTCGCCGCCGCAGCGTCCGTCCTCTGGTACGGAGGCCGACAAGTTATCGACGGCACCGTTTCGCCCGGAGATCTCTTCGCGTTCGTCTTGTTCGCCGGCATCCTGATCGGGCCGTTCGGCTCGGCCGCGCGGGTCTTCGCGCAAATCAAGGAAGCACAAGGCGCCATGCAGCGCGTCTTTGAAATTTTGGATACGGTTCCCGAAGTGGCCGACGCCCCGGACGCCGTCGAATTACCGCCGGTCCAAGGCCACATCCGCGCGGAGGATCTTGGATTTTCCTATGATCCCCGACAACCGGTCCTGACCGACGTCTCCTTCGAGGCGAAGCCCGGCGAGTTGATCGCGATCGTCGGCCCGACCGGCTCCGGCAAGACCACCATCATCAACCTCTTGCACCGGTTCTACGACCCAACGGTCGGCCGCTTGACCATCGACGGACACGATCTTCGGCAGGTTCGCCTCGACAGCCTGTACCGGCAGGTCGCCCTGGTCCCGCAGGAAACCATTCTGTTCGGTGGAACGATTCGGGATAACATTCGATATGGACGCGAAACGGCAACGGAAGATGAGGTGATTGCCGCAAGCCGGGCAGCTCATGCGCACGAGTTCATCGTCGGGTTTCCCGATCGATACGATACCATCGTGGGCGAAAAGGGCATCAATCTCTCGGGCGGGCAACGCCAGCGAGTCGCTATCGCGCGGGCCATTCTAAAAAACCCCCGCGTGCTCCTGCTCGACGAAGCCACCTCGGCGCTCGACACCGAATCCGAACGGCTCGTGCAGGAAGCCCTAGAGCAGCTGATGGTCAACCGCACCACGTTCGTCGTCGCGCACCGACTCAGCACCATCCAGCGCGCTGACCGAATCCTCGTCATGAACAAAGGAAAGCTCGTGGAGTCGGGTACCCATGCCTCCCTGCTCGACCAGCGGGGCCTCTACCACTACCTGTACACGCTTCGACTGACGGAGATGCCGACATGA
- a CDS encoding acid phosphatase, with protein MWSGVMGCLLATLGLVGPAQAEPPLPRPDHIVIVIEENHSYAQIVGSSAAPYLNSLIAQGALLTNSYGVTHPSQPNYLALFAGSTEGILSNNCPISLTVPNLRSALAQVGRTFTGYSEDLPAAGSTDCVVASYVRKHNPWVNWQGAPIHNVLPSENRAWTDFPTNFDTLPTVSIVVPNQRNDMHDGADPQRITEGDSWIQARLASYVRWAQSHNSLLIVTWDEDNGKSDNHIPTILVGPMVRPGQYGEKTDHYGLLRTILEMYGAKAIGLSQQASPIRSPWKPPSP; from the coding sequence ATGTGGTCGGGAGTTATGGGCTGCCTGCTTGCCACCCTCGGCCTTGTCGGACCGGCGCAAGCCGAGCCGCCCTTGCCGCGGCCCGATCACATTGTCATCGTCATCGAAGAAAACCACTCGTACGCGCAAATCGTCGGCTCGTCGGCCGCGCCCTACTTGAACAGCCTGATCGCACAGGGCGCCCTGTTGACGAACTCCTATGGCGTCACCCATCCGAGCCAACCGAACTATCTGGCCCTCTTTGCCGGATCAACTGAAGGCATCCTCAGCAATAATTGTCCGATTAGTCTGACCGTGCCGAACCTCCGAAGTGCACTTGCGCAGGTCGGACGCACATTCACGGGGTATTCGGAGGATCTTCCCGCGGCGGGATCAACGGACTGCGTCGTCGCCTCGTACGTGCGGAAACACAATCCTTGGGTCAACTGGCAGGGCGCGCCGATTCATAATGTCCTGCCGAGCGAAAACCGAGCCTGGACCGACTTTCCGACCAACTTCGACACATTGCCGACCGTGAGCATCGTCGTGCCGAACCAACGCAACGACATGCACGATGGCGCCGACCCACAGCGGATCACCGAGGGTGACAGCTGGATCCAGGCCCGCTTGGCTTCCTACGTCCGATGGGCACAGTCACACAACAGCCTGTTGATCGTCACCTGGGATGAGGATAACGGAAAATCCGATAACCACATTCCGACGATCCTCGTCGGCCCAATGGTGCGACCGGGACAATACGGTGAGAAGACGGATCATTACGGCCTCCTGCGCACGATCCTGGAAATGTACGGAGCCAAAGCGATCGGGCTCAGCCAGCAAGCCTCTCCGATTCGGTCCCCCTGGAAGCCGCCCTCACCCTAG
- a CDS encoding cation-translocating P-type ATPase, with amino-acid sequence MVDSAQGTTECWYTESLESLARRLQVSLGDGLTSPEADRRLADRGPNELPEVPPASPWVLFAAQFATVMIWVLIGASVISGLLGEWLDAVAILAIVFLNALLGFVQEYRAERSLAALKTLAVTYARVLRDGVWRALPSRELVPGDIVTVEAGDRVPADLRLLYAHGLRTQESALTGESTPVEKQSEFLSQDQLPLADRRNMLFLGTTVTAGKGRAVVVSTGTGTELGRIASLMTTATVEPTPLQRRLEHFGHLLLLLSLGIVSVVFLLGLWRGEPPMAMFLTAVSLAVAAIPEGLPAIVTMTLAFGVTRMVRRHALIRRLPAVETLGAATVICSDKTGTLTKNEMTVTALYVDGRTFHVTGEGYAPEGEIVEQAEVEVEGEHEMRAGSRQESPSRSGGALSELLAAAVLCNGASLRQSDGLWSVVGDPTEGALLVAAAKAGWHKEALERESTFVEEFPFDSERKMMTVVRRSERGIVAYVKGAPDVLLKRCREYTTVRGETRALSAAVSTAILAANDAFARRALRVVAVACRTVEDAEDLRDVQYVERGLRFIGLEAMKDPLRPEAMAAVARCRAAGIRTVMITGDHQDTALAIAREARLGEEPIQALSGLALDKLSDEELAARVQTISVYARVSAEHKLRIVKAWRSQGAVVAMTGDGVNDAPAVREADIGVAMGLTGTDVTKEAADMVVTDDNFASIASAVEEGRGIFDNIRKSVHYLLSCNLSEVLVMLGSSLFGWPLPLLPIQILWINLVTDGLPALALAVDPADPDVMRRPPRDPRAALLDRSRLMTVGVQGVMMAGATLTVFGLFWSTGDGESSEARTMAFTTLVLMQLFHAFSCRHERYSLFQLGVSTNRALLAAVVLSASFQVLLLAWPWSRGIFKAVTMSWVGWWVTMGASLAPFLLVELWKGWLRGRSKQTVRLG; translated from the coding sequence ATGGTAGATTCTGCTCAGGGAACAACCGAGTGCTGGTACACGGAGTCCCTGGAGTCGCTTGCCCGCCGCCTCCAGGTCTCGCTGGGTGATGGGCTCACCTCGCCGGAAGCGGATCGGCGTCTGGCAGACCGAGGGCCAAACGAGTTACCGGAAGTCCCACCTGCCTCCCCCTGGGTCCTCTTTGCCGCACAATTCGCCACAGTCATGATCTGGGTGCTGATCGGCGCTTCGGTCATTTCCGGCCTGCTCGGCGAATGGCTCGATGCCGTGGCCATTTTGGCGATCGTCTTCCTCAACGCCCTCTTGGGTTTTGTTCAAGAGTATCGGGCTGAGCGTTCGCTCGCGGCCCTCAAAACCCTGGCGGTCACCTACGCGCGGGTTTTGCGTGATGGCGTTTGGCGCGCGCTGCCCTCGCGCGAGCTCGTACCGGGCGATATCGTCACTGTCGAGGCCGGCGATCGGGTGCCGGCCGACCTGCGCCTGCTCTACGCGCATGGCCTGCGCACGCAGGAGTCCGCCCTGACCGGCGAGTCCACGCCGGTTGAGAAGCAGAGTGAGTTCCTGTCGCAGGACCAGCTGCCCCTGGCCGACCGGCGCAACATGCTGTTTCTGGGCACGACCGTGACGGCGGGCAAGGGGCGGGCCGTGGTGGTGTCGACCGGTACCGGCACGGAACTCGGGCGGATCGCATCTCTCATGACCACTGCGACGGTCGAACCGACGCCCTTGCAGCGCCGGCTGGAACACTTCGGCCATCTGTTGCTGCTTCTCTCATTGGGGATCGTGTCGGTGGTGTTTCTCCTGGGATTGTGGCGCGGAGAACCGCCGATGGCGATGTTTCTGACGGCGGTCAGTCTTGCGGTGGCCGCCATTCCCGAAGGATTGCCCGCAATCGTGACTATGACGTTGGCGTTCGGCGTGACGCGGATGGTCCGTCGCCACGCGCTGATTCGGCGCCTGCCGGCAGTGGAAACCTTGGGGGCAGCGACCGTCATCTGTTCGGATAAGACGGGAACCCTCACGAAGAACGAGATGACCGTCACCGCACTGTACGTCGATGGCCGAACGTTTCACGTTACCGGCGAGGGTTATGCGCCGGAAGGTGAAATCGTAGAGCAGGCCGAGGTTGAGGTCGAAGGAGAGCATGAGATGCGGGCTGGATCTCGGCAGGAATCTCCGTCTCGCTCCGGCGGTGCACTAAGTGAACTCTTGGCGGCTGCGGTGCTCTGCAACGGCGCTTCGCTCAGGCAGAGCGACGGTCTCTGGAGTGTCGTGGGGGATCCGACTGAGGGCGCCTTGCTGGTTGCGGCAGCTAAGGCCGGCTGGCATAAGGAGGCGCTCGAACGGGAGTCCACCTTCGTGGAAGAGTTTCCGTTCGATTCGGAACGAAAGATGATGACCGTCGTGCGGCGCTCTGAACGTGGCATCGTCGCTTACGTCAAAGGCGCACCGGACGTGTTGCTGAAGCGGTGTCGCGAGTACACCACCGTCCGTGGCGAAACGAGGGCGTTGTCCGCGGCAGTCAGCACCGCGATCCTCGCGGCCAACGACGCGTTCGCCCGGCGGGCCTTGCGCGTCGTGGCGGTGGCGTGCCGAACGGTGGAGGATGCCGAAGACTTGCGCGATGTGCAGTATGTCGAGCGCGGCCTGCGGTTTATCGGCCTTGAGGCAATGAAGGATCCGCTCCGGCCTGAGGCCATGGCGGCGGTGGCTCGTTGCCGTGCGGCTGGCATACGGACCGTCATGATCACCGGAGACCATCAGGACACGGCCCTGGCCATTGCCCGTGAGGCCCGGTTGGGGGAGGAACCGATCCAGGCTTTGTCCGGACTTGCCCTCGACAAACTTTCGGACGAGGAACTGGCGGCCCGCGTGCAGACGATCAGTGTGTATGCGCGCGTGTCGGCTGAGCACAAGTTGCGCATCGTCAAGGCCTGGCGCAGCCAGGGAGCGGTAGTCGCGATGACGGGTGATGGGGTCAATGATGCCCCGGCGGTCCGCGAGGCCGACATTGGAGTGGCAATGGGTCTGACCGGAACGGATGTGACGAAGGAAGCAGCCGACATGGTGGTGACCGACGACAATTTCGCATCGATTGCATCGGCGGTTGAAGAGGGACGAGGGATCTTCGACAACATTCGAAAGTCCGTTCATTATCTGTTGTCCTGCAACCTCAGCGAAGTGTTGGTCATGCTCGGAAGTTCGCTGTTCGGGTGGCCCCTGCCGCTGCTGCCGATTCAAATTCTCTGGATCAACCTCGTGACCGATGGATTGCCCGCGCTCGCCTTGGCGGTCGATCCTGCCGACCCTGATGTGATGCGGCGGCCGCCTCGCGACCCACGAGCGGCCTTGCTTGACCGCTCGCGGCTGATGACCGTGGGGGTGCAGGGTGTAATGATGGCTGGGGCAACGCTCACAGTCTTCGGGCTCTTCTGGTCGACGGGCGACGGTGAATCGTCCGAAGCGCGAACCATGGCCTTTACGACGTTGGTGCTCATGCAACTGTTCCATGCGTTCAGCTGCCGGCATGAGCGCTACTCGCTCTTTCAGCTCGGGGTTTCGACCAATCGGGCGCTGTTGGCCGCAGTCGTGTTATCCGCGTCGTTCCAAGTTCTGTTGTTGGCGTGGCCGTGGAGTCGAGGCATCTTCAAAGCCGTCACGATGTCTTGGGTAGGTTGGTGGGTGACGATGGGCGCGAGCCTCGCGCCCTTTCTGCTAGTCGAACTGTGGAAAGGCTGGCTTCGAGGCCGCAGCAAGCAAACGGTGCGGCTAGGGTGA
- a CDS encoding lipocalin family protein, whose protein sequence is MAGIPTTSVMFEQEGRRSVRSAFVLRSLVILLAGTVGWSCATVPSEPPPTVPSVDLARYVGEWYEIARLPMWFQRHCRDSKARYSLLPDGRIGVHNECVTESGEVHSAEGVATVVAADSKARLSVTFDNWFARLDSPSRDGNYWILSLDSDYRVALVGTPDRRFLWILAREPDLDEAVYDRLVDYARGLGYPVQELIRDKRAT, encoded by the coding sequence ATGGCCGGTATACCAACGACTTCGGTCATGTTCGAGCAGGAGGGGCGCAGGAGCGTGAGATCGGCCTTCGTGCTGCGTTCGCTCGTTATCCTGCTTGCCGGCACCGTGGGATGGAGTTGTGCCACGGTGCCCAGTGAACCGCCTCCGACCGTGCCGTCCGTCGATCTCGCGCGGTATGTGGGGGAGTGGTATGAGATTGCTCGGTTGCCGATGTGGTTCCAGCGCCACTGCCGGGATTCCAAGGCTCGCTATAGTTTGTTGCCGGACGGACGGATCGGCGTGCACAACGAATGCGTAACCGAGAGCGGCGAGGTTCACTCGGCGGAAGGTGTGGCGACGGTGGTGGCGGCGGACAGCAAGGCAAGACTGAGCGTGACGTTCGACAACTGGTTCGCGCGGTTGGATAGCCCGTCCCGAGACGGCAACTATTGGATTCTATCGCTGGATAGCGACTATCGCGTTGCCCTGGTTGGAACGCCCGACCGACGGTTCCTGTGGATTCTTGCCAGGGAGCCCGATCTCGACGAGGCAGTGTATGACCGATTGGTGGACTATGCCAGGGGACTCGGCTATCCGGTTCAGGAGTTGATTCGCGACAAACGGGCTACGTAG
- the ppk2 gene encoding polyphosphate kinase 2, with protein sequence MEDLRRVNTRRGLLQLLRSQAVNLDEVLATLRYEEELRLLQIELVKLQRWIQSDGKRIAILVEGRDAAGKGGTIRRFTEHLNPRAMRVVALPKPTDEERGQWYFQRYIRQLPNAGEIVFFDRSWYNRAVVEPVNGFCSKKEYQRFLQQVPEFEHMLYEDGVTIIKFWFSISKEEQLSRFEARRKNPLKQWKLSPVDEKAQELWEAYTRYKEEMFSKTHTTFSPWIIVKANDKQAARLESLRHVLNLLPYAGKEAAGVRLTPDPNVVSRFHRKMAELDF encoded by the coding sequence ATGGAGGATCTTCGTCGAGTGAATACGCGGCGGGGGCTGCTTCAACTCCTCCGCTCGCAGGCGGTCAATCTCGACGAGGTTCTTGCCACGCTTCGCTATGAGGAAGAGCTTCGCCTCCTTCAAATCGAATTGGTGAAGTTACAGCGGTGGATCCAAAGCGATGGTAAACGCATCGCCATTTTGGTCGAGGGCCGGGATGCGGCAGGCAAGGGCGGGACGATTCGACGGTTCACGGAGCACCTTAACCCGCGCGCAATGCGGGTCGTCGCATTGCCGAAACCCACGGACGAGGAGCGCGGGCAGTGGTATTTCCAACGCTATATCCGGCAATTGCCGAATGCCGGTGAAATCGTCTTCTTCGATCGCAGTTGGTACAACCGCGCGGTTGTGGAGCCGGTCAATGGGTTTTGCAGCAAGAAGGAATACCAGCGCTTTCTCCAGCAGGTCCCGGAGTTCGAGCATATGTTGTATGAGGATGGGGTCACGATCATCAAGTTCTGGTTCTCCATCTCCAAGGAAGAGCAGCTGAGCCGCTTCGAAGCCAGACGAAAGAACCCGCTCAAGCAATGGAAGCTGAGTCCGGTGGACGAAAAGGCCCAGGAATTGTGGGAGGCCTATACGCGCTACAAGGAGGAGATGTTCAGCAAGACCCATACGACTTTCAGCCCGTGGATTATCGTGAAGGCTAACGATAAACAGGCCGCGCGGCTGGAAAGTCTGCGCCACGTGCTGAATTTGTTGCCCTATGCCGGGAAGGAAGCCGCCGGTGTGCGATTGACGCCGGATCCGAACGTCGTGTCGCGATTCCACCGGAAGATGGCAGAGTTGGATTTCTAA
- a CDS encoding tetratricopeptide repeat protein, with amino-acid sequence MQRKRSHKTLCIGGLPVWKTIFCLMPILLISPPAGGVEPAKQTTTVALADKSWGLVFDGTGYKVQVDGVKPDGRRYFFATNPATLVSISITMEAVPQQATAEGCRLHLERVTQTPFAKLSPSVTRSEVRHLAIIEYLIPEAGGQRIDQLNLIACTGHDQIYADIHLSKLRFQPGDEALLRAALERIQLTSTTAPTSLQLFQAGSAPYLHGDYRRAIPHYERALATERATPSLPPDLWRLLIENLGTAYNLTDNPTEARAIFEYGVMQDPTFAPFHYHLACTYADLRDPANALQSLRAAFRFRAGQPAGATLPDPRYERSFRTLMNDPDFARSVESLFATPS; translated from the coding sequence ATGCAGCGGAAGCGCTCACATAAGACCCTCTGCATCGGCGGGTTGCCGGTATGGAAGACCATTTTCTGTCTCATGCCCATCTTGCTTATCAGCCCCCCGGCAGGAGGGGTCGAGCCGGCGAAGCAAACAACCACCGTCGCCCTTGCGGATAAATCTTGGGGACTTGTCTTTGATGGAACCGGATACAAAGTGCAGGTCGACGGCGTCAAACCGGACGGGCGGCGCTACTTCTTTGCAACCAACCCCGCGACACTCGTCAGTATCTCCATCACAATGGAAGCGGTCCCTCAACAGGCAACAGCTGAAGGCTGTCGTCTCCATCTTGAACGTGTCACCCAGACCCCCTTCGCCAAACTGAGTCCAAGCGTCACCAGGTCCGAGGTCCGGCACCTTGCGATCATCGAATACCTCATTCCTGAGGCGGGGGGCCAACGGATCGACCAGTTGAACCTGATCGCCTGTACCGGCCATGATCAGATCTATGCGGATATTCACCTCTCGAAGTTGCGATTTCAGCCAGGTGACGAGGCTCTCCTCAGAGCCGCACTTGAACGAATTCAGCTGACCTCCACCACGGCGCCGACGAGTCTGCAACTGTTTCAGGCCGGAAGCGCGCCCTATCTCCACGGAGACTACCGCCGAGCGATCCCACACTACGAACGCGCGTTGGCCACCGAGCGAGCAACTCCGTCATTGCCACCCGACCTGTGGCGGCTGTTGATTGAGAACTTGGGTACGGCCTACAACCTCACCGACAACCCCACTGAAGCCCGGGCTATCTTTGAATACGGCGTGATGCAGGATCCCACCTTTGCTCCGTTTCACTACCATCTCGCCTGCACCTATGCGGACTTGCGGGACCCGGCCAATGCACTCCAGTCCCTCCGAGCCGCCTTCCGATTTCGGGCAGGCCAGCCCGCCGGTGCAACGCTTCCTGATCCTCGATACGAACGCTCATTCCGCACGCTGATGAACGATCCCGACTTCGCCCGATCCGTGGAATCGCTGTTCGCCACCCCAAGCTGA
- a CDS encoding PilZ domain-containing protein, giving the protein MSKRISARVKVNRPITVHSIRGISQGTLLDLCPNGGRIGQTGANVHSGMRVTLSILLPDSTEPVEIRHAVVSWTTLHEFGVQFSKTSPDMLKRINQVYQLLLEAQTPEEPERVISLPGLALRP; this is encoded by the coding sequence ATGTCGAAGCGCATTTCTGCCAGGGTCAAAGTCAATCGGCCGATCACCGTGCACAGCATTCGCGGAATCAGCCAAGGCACGCTCCTGGATCTTTGTCCCAATGGGGGCCGTATCGGTCAGACCGGAGCCAACGTGCACTCCGGGATGCGAGTCACATTGAGCATCCTTCTGCCGGACTCAACTGAGCCGGTTGAAATCCGGCATGCCGTGGTGTCTTGGACAACCCTCCACGAGTTCGGTGTGCAGTTTTCCAAAACCTCGCCCGACATGCTCAAACGCATCAACCAGGTATATCAACTCTTGCTGGAAGCCCAAACACCGGAGGAGCCCGAACGTGTCATTTCCCTGCCCGGGCTTGCCTTGAGGCCCTAA